A region from the Dehalococcoidales bacterium genome encodes:
- a CDS encoding DNA polymerase III subunit beta has product MPDCQIAKGVNKLEKLNIEGKRSGSGFVAHKATLVNALSRAVADRVTLMDFTIGRKGLLGYLKSLNGSNIVKVTPFNDSASETQAVSKRLKVVCGANISQLDDGAWIGDNTPMTLCEVRVTSRNAVTPNIGSLELAEALSRVLPFTATEDTRPVLQCVLFTAKEGKLTLVSADGFRLAVVSLDYDGEGEVLISREDLAGIANALRSAKRARVSFEGEDIKTLTIDTELIRYQWVSDDGKFPDWERLIPTEAKTTAHFDTVEAGKVINSLRALADSKSYPIDITLGNGVMVLANPDDKGQATMPADIEGEANRVRLDGGYLAEALKACGGMPELKLTDGKSPVLFTTNGYKLVVMPMLTSEVRQEDKEASEAEAESEGVADEVTEAEPEVEVEVAEPEAETKPKAKRKGKVREPVAVA; this is encoded by the coding sequence TTGCCCGACTGCCAGATAGCCAAAGGGGTGAATAAACTGGAAAAACTGAATATCGAGGGCAAGCGTTCAGGCTCAGGCTTTGTGGCGCATAAAGCTACGCTGGTAAACGCCTTATCCAGAGCGGTCGCCGACAGGGTAACGCTAATGGACTTTACCATTGGGCGCAAAGGCTTACTCGGTTACCTTAAGTCGCTAAACGGCAGTAACATCGTAAAAGTTACGCCTTTCAATGACAGTGCTAGCGAGACGCAGGCTGTTAGTAAACGGCTTAAGGTGGTTTGTGGAGCTAATATCAGCCAGCTTGATGACGGAGCGTGGATAGGTGATAACACGCCGATGACGCTCTGTGAGGTGAGGGTTACTTCCCGTAACGCCGTAACGCCTAACATCGGCAGTCTGGAGCTAGCGGAAGCGCTATCGAGGGTATTACCCTTTACTGCTACTGAGGACACTCGACCAGTATTACAATGTGTCCTCTTTACGGCTAAAGAGGGTAAGCTCACGCTGGTAAGCGCCGACGGCTTTAGACTGGCGGTAGTAAGCCTTGACTATGACGGAGAGGGCGAAGTCCTGATAAGCCGTGAGGATTTGGCAGGAATAGCCAACGCCTTGCGGAGCGCCAAGAGAGCAAGGGTTAGCTTTGAGGGTGAGGACATCAAGACGCTCACCATTGACACCGAGCTAATCCGCTATCAGTGGGTTAGCGACGACGGCAAGTTTCCCGACTGGGAGAGGCTAATCCCGACCGAGGCTAAGACCACCGCTCACTTTGACACCGTCGAGGCGGGCAAGGTGATTAACTCACTGAGAGCACTGGCCGACAGCAAGTCCTACCCGATAGACATTACCCTTGGTAACGGCGTTATGGTGCTGGCTAATCCCGATGATAAGGGACAAGCCACAATGCCAGCCGATATCGAGGGTGAGGCTAACAGGGTAAGGCTAGACGGCGGTTACCTTGCCGAAGCGTTAAAAGCCTGTGGCGGTATGCCAGAGCTAAAGCTCACCGACGGCAAGTCGCCAGTCCTCTTTACCACTAACGGCTATAAGCTGGTGGTAATGCCAATGCTTACTTCAGAGGTAAGGCAAGAGGATAAAGAGGCTAGCGAAGCGGAAGCCGAGAGCGAAGGGGTAGCCGATGAGGTAACGGAAGCCGAGCCAGAGGTTGAGGTAGAGGTAGCCGAGCCAGAAGCTGAGACAAAGCCGAAAGCGAAGCGTAAGGGCAAGGTAAGAGAGCCAGTCGCCGTAGCCTGA